A genomic region of uncultured Paludibaculum sp. contains the following coding sequences:
- a CDS encoding ATP-binding cassette domain-containing protein, with amino-acid sequence MLEGQDIVADNLGKVFSNGSESLTAIDSVSFTLARGRFLSIVGPSGCGKTTLLRMLAGLMEPTTGSVQLAPERVKAGVAYIPQSSMLLPWRTLLQNVALGLELKGPLSSSRVEKIVAEIHRYGLGGFENSLPNELSGGMAQRAAVVRALESRPHILFCDEPFSSIDFVTRLSLNTRFKYMCRVQTITTVFVTHNIEEAIFLGDEVAVMSGRPSRIVARYEPHLSIGSEDAVECRKSPEFSDLFVRIWRDLINGKEVN; translated from the coding sequence TTGCTCGAAGGACAGGACATCGTCGCAGACAATCTCGGGAAGGTCTTCTCCAACGGTAGCGAGAGTCTCACCGCGATAGATTCAGTGAGTTTTACCTTAGCTCGTGGGCGATTCTTGTCGATCGTTGGCCCAAGTGGATGCGGCAAAACGACACTTCTTCGCATGCTCGCAGGACTTATGGAGCCGACAACTGGAAGCGTGCAGCTGGCACCCGAAAGGGTGAAAGCCGGAGTCGCCTACATCCCTCAGTCCTCGATGCTGCTGCCGTGGAGGACACTTCTCCAGAATGTCGCGCTGGGCCTGGAGCTCAAAGGGCCACTCTCCTCATCCCGAGTCGAGAAGATCGTCGCGGAGATCCATCGTTACGGCCTGGGCGGATTTGAGAATAGTCTGCCCAATGAATTATCCGGAGGGATGGCGCAGCGGGCGGCGGTGGTCCGGGCTCTCGAAAGCCGTCCACACATTTTGTTCTGTGACGAACCCTTCTCGTCCATAGACTTTGTAACTAGGCTGAGTCTGAATACGCGGTTCAAGTATATGTGTCGAGTCCAGACAATAACGACGGTATTTGTCACTCACAACATCGAGGAGGCAATTTTTCTTGGCGATGAAGTAGCCGTCATGAGTGGTAGGCCGTCACGCATCGTCGCGAGGTATGAACCTCACCTTTCAATAGGCAGTGAAGATGCGGTCGAATGCAGAAAATCGCCCGAATTTTCTGATCTCTTCGTGCGGATCTGGAGGGACCTAATCAATGGCAAAGAAGTTAATTAA
- a CDS encoding ABC transporter substrate-binding protein translates to MNPNDAPQRPKSKAKVIVAIAALTFLVALFSWWSARRDRVGTLRSITIAQYGDVFLYAPLYIAKDAGFFARKGLDVSLVSTGGDEKTWAAVISGSASFGVADPTFVAISDSRGQPGRVIASIVNGVPFWGVTLRQDIKPFSGPRDLDSHTVATFPAPSTAYTLQRKMFMQAGLKPMIREGAFGTLLTMLRAGQADIALELEPNVSQAEPEGARIVYSMPEVYGDFAITGLTATPESLARDPELARSVVCGLQMALDYAHRQPEASLQILTKRFPEIKPAIAKSAFTRLLATGIVPKSVVVQSTAWEKAIGLRVEVGDLTAAKSLASYVDNTFSDGAMKSCHID, encoded by the coding sequence ATGAACCCCAACGACGCGCCCCAGAGACCGAAGTCGAAGGCGAAAGTGATAGTAGCCATCGCCGCCCTCACCTTCCTGGTTGCCCTCTTCTCTTGGTGGTCTGCTCGTCGTGACCGAGTGGGGACGTTGAGGAGCATCACCATAGCCCAGTACGGCGACGTTTTTCTTTATGCACCACTGTATATCGCTAAGGACGCCGGATTTTTCGCCCGCAAGGGGCTCGACGTTTCGCTGGTTAGCACAGGCGGCGACGAGAAGACTTGGGCCGCCGTCATAAGCGGCAGCGCAAGCTTCGGAGTAGCCGATCCAACATTCGTTGCCATTTCTGACAGCAGGGGGCAACCGGGTCGAGTCATCGCTTCAATCGTGAATGGCGTTCCCTTCTGGGGCGTGACCTTAAGGCAGGATATCAAGCCGTTCTCCGGACCGCGTGACCTCGATAGCCATACCGTTGCAACCTTCCCAGCTCCGTCAACGGCGTACACGCTCCAGCGCAAGATGTTCATGCAAGCCGGCCTGAAACCGATGATTCGTGAAGGCGCATTTGGCACGCTTCTTACGATGCTCCGAGCGGGCCAAGCCGACATCGCGCTCGAACTCGAACCGAATGTCTCGCAAGCGGAGCCGGAAGGCGCACGCATCGTCTACTCGATGCCAGAAGTATATGGGGACTTTGCGATTACCGGGCTCACAGCCACACCGGAGTCTCTCGCACGAGATCCGGAGCTGGCTCGCAGCGTCGTCTGTGGCCTTCAGATGGCTCTGGACTATGCCCATCGCCAACCGGAGGCGTCGCTGCAGATCCTGACCAAGCGGTTCCCTGAGATCAAGCCAGCAATTGCGAAGTCCGCGTTCACCCGTCTGCTTGCGACAGGAATTGTCCCCAAGAGTGTAGTTGTTCAATCCACGGCATGGGAGAAGGCGATCGGCCTTCGAGTTGAAGTCGGAGACCTCACGGCCGCGAAATCTCTCGCCTCCTACGTGGACAATACCTTCTCCGACGGCGCAATGAAAAGTTGCCACATTGACTAG
- a CDS encoding ABC transporter permease, translated as MAKKLINRVFVLQVLICIIALVAWEAVGRQSKAAFFLVGSPSAVGAEFWKLLTMENLASHFVATGSEAVIGLLIGTFLGGAIGLSLWYSETAALIARPFIIGLGTLPIFAFAPLMIVWFGIGWGMKVALAAFSTVFVAFNQSYRGATLVSGEYVDVLKGMDASRHQIFLKVIVPGSLDWVLSSMRLNVGFGLLGAFIGEFIAADRGLGYLILRAGGLYNIPRAFAAAIGITVLALLLDACARYIEGHRHSLVQVLSVPSVIWNR; from the coding sequence ATGGCAAAGAAGTTAATTAATCGGGTCTTTGTCCTTCAGGTTCTGATTTGCATTATTGCTTTAGTAGCATGGGAAGCCGTCGGTCGTCAATCGAAGGCAGCGTTTTTCCTTGTGGGATCACCGTCCGCCGTAGGAGCGGAGTTTTGGAAGCTCCTGACGATGGAAAATCTCGCTTCTCACTTTGTCGCAACTGGCAGTGAAGCCGTGATCGGATTGTTGATCGGTACCTTTCTCGGCGGGGCTATCGGCCTGAGTCTTTGGTATTCGGAAACAGCTGCCCTTATTGCAAGGCCCTTCATCATTGGTCTCGGTACGCTGCCAATATTTGCCTTTGCACCGCTCATGATTGTCTGGTTTGGAATCGGATGGGGCATGAAGGTCGCTCTTGCTGCCTTCTCTACCGTATTTGTCGCCTTCAACCAGTCTTATCGAGGCGCTACACTCGTTTCGGGCGAGTACGTCGACGTGCTGAAGGGTATGGACGCGTCTCGCCATCAGATTTTTCTTAAGGTCATCGTTCCAGGGTCTTTGGATTGGGTTCTCAGTTCGATGCGACTCAATGTGGGGTTCGGACTCTTGGGAGCGTTCATCGGCGAGTTCATTGCGGCTGACCGCGGCCTCGGCTACCTCATCCTTAGGGCCGGCGGACTGTACAACATCCCAAGGGCCTTCGCTGCTGCTATCGGTATCACCGTGCTAGCTTTGCTGTTGGATGCCTGCGCGAGATATATCGAAGGGCATCGTCACAGTCTAGTACAAGTTCTGAGTGTCCCATCGGTAATCTGGAATCGATAA